A region of Hydrogenimonas cancrithermarum DNA encodes the following proteins:
- a CDS encoding response regulator, translating into MSRLKVLVVDDDMINRKLMAAMLKKHPNIGELIEASDGQEAITLLRDLDDIDLVLLDIIMPIMDGIAVLQIMNSDPKLQNIPVIVLTTDETKKTEALNSGANDFIAKPVREQDIMSKIERLTSL; encoded by the coding sequence ATGAGCCGACTCAAAGTTTTGGTTGTCGACGACGATATGATCAACAGAAAGCTGATGGCAGCCATGCTGAAGAAACACCCCAATATCGGAGAGCTTATCGAGGCGTCCGACGGCCAGGAGGCCATTACGCTTCTGAGGGACCTCGACGATATAGACCTCGTTCTTCTCGACATCATCATGCCGATCATGGACGGGATCGCCGTTCTTCAAATCATGAACTCGGACCCCAAACTCCAGAACATTCCGGTCATCGTCCTGACGACGGACGAAACGAAAAAGACAGAAGCGCTCAACAGCGGCGCCAACGACTTCATCGCCAAGCCTGTCAGAGAGCAGGACATCATGAGCAAGATCGAGCGTCTGACCTCTCTTTGA
- a CDS encoding pyrroline-5-carboxylate reductase has protein sequence MKLTIVGPGKMALALAKGLEKEHELTIVGRDGEKLLRFTKQLGKHAKTALLDKYEIDGQSVILCVKPYALKETAAGLKGKAETLYSVLAGTGIAALKKAVKAENYVRAMPNLAAEFFSSMTTLTGDGAKKEEAERLFTSIGQTLWVETEKELDIATAVAGSGPAYLALVAEALADGGVKEGLKRADAMKLVEGLFAGFAPLLSHSHPALLKDGVMSPGGTTAAGYAALEKNGTRAAFIEAVEKAYRRTLPKA, from the coding sequence GTGAAGCTGACGATCGTAGGCCCGGGAAAGATGGCGCTGGCGCTGGCGAAAGGGCTTGAAAAAGAGCACGAACTGACGATCGTCGGGCGTGACGGAGAGAAACTGCTCCGCTTCACGAAGCAGCTCGGCAAACATGCCAAAACGGCACTCCTCGACAAATACGAGATCGACGGGCAGAGCGTCATCCTCTGTGTCAAACCCTATGCGCTCAAAGAGACGGCGGCCGGCTTGAAGGGCAAAGCCGAAACACTCTACTCCGTCCTCGCCGGCACCGGTATCGCGGCGCTCAAAAAGGCGGTCAAAGCCGAAAACTACGTGCGTGCCATGCCCAACCTCGCAGCCGAATTTTTCTCCTCGATGACGACACTGACGGGTGACGGTGCCAAAAAAGAGGAAGCCGAACGGCTCTTCACATCGATCGGGCAGACACTTTGGGTCGAAACCGAAAAGGAGCTCGACATCGCCACCGCCGTCGCCGGCAGCGGCCCGGCCTACCTCGCCCTCGTCGCCGAAGCGCTGGCCGACGGTGGCGTCAAAGAGGGACTCAAAAGAGCGGATGCGATGAAACTGGTCGAGGGGCTCTTCGCCGGCTTCGCACCCCTGCTCTCCCACAGCCACCCCGCCCTGCTCAAAGACGGCGTCATGAGCCCGGGCGGCACCACGGCGGCGGGATACGCGGCGCTGGAAAAGAACGGCACCCGCGCCGCCTTCATCGAAGCGGTCGAAAAGGCGTACCGACGCACACTTCCAAAAGCCTGA
- the fliW gene encoding flagellar assembly protein FliW — MDFKAVMPILGFDTVSNLTLEPIDDIFYRLANSEGEAPSFTLIQPGALREDYIFDLPKSAAEKLELENAEDAMVLNIVIIDTPLENSHVNFIAPLVFNTKNGTMAQVVLDSVKYPDYGLADPLKAFFKAAENAS; from the coding sequence ATGGATTTTAAAGCCGTCATGCCGATTCTCGGATTCGACACCGTTTCCAACCTGACTCTCGAACCGATCGACGACATCTTCTACCGTCTTGCAAACAGCGAGGGAGAAGCTCCTTCGTTCACGCTGATTCAGCCGGGTGCATTGCGCGAGGACTACATCTTCGACCTTCCAAAAAGCGCCGCCGAAAAGCTTGAGCTCGAAAATGCCGAAGATGCCATGGTACTCAACATCGTCATCATCGACACACCGCTGGAAAACTCCCATGTCAACTTCATCGCGCCACTCGTTTTCAACACGAAAAACGGTACGATGGCCCAGGTCGTGCTCGACAGCGTCAAATATCCCGATTACGGATTGGCGGATCCACTGAAAGCGTTTTTCAAAGCGGCGGAGAACGCATCGTGA
- the lon gene encoding endopeptidase La, protein MQLSDYSAFPAKIPVIVEDDLFLYPFMISPIFLNDELNVQAAARAVETNSLVLVCPTKPGHEGERSFDAIYNAGVIGSIMRKVTLPDGRIKVLFQGLARGRIIEEVSSSPLVAKVDVIHSRPYNELKIEALMEVLREKLRTLSQVSNQFPPDLIRTIEENHEPNRIADLISSTIKIKKPEAYELFIEEDVEQRLLLLIDIISAEIEASKLQKEIRSKVHSRIEQVNKEYFLKEQLKQIQQELGTDTQREEEIEEYYKKLEAKKPYMDEDAYKEVKKQIDRFARMHPDSADANMIQGYLDWVLEIPFGKYAKKHLKVDDVEKQLDKDHYSLKKPKERIVEYFSVRELAELRGVADKEIKGAILCFAGPPGVGKTSLANSISKALKRKLVRIALGGLEDVNELRGHRRTYIGAMPGRIVQGLIDAGEMNPVMVLDEIDKVGRSMRGDPTSVLLEILDPEQNSEFRDYYLNFNIDLSQVIFIATANDIGSIPGPLRDRMEFIFLSSYTPQEKYEIAKRYLIPQELKKHALKKSEFSITKAALEMVIENYTREAGVRNLRRRIADMIRKAAKMILTDPSLGKVAVTAKNIREFLDKPIFEIDETDNIPMVGVVNGLAWTAVGGDVLKIETIKIKGKGGLQLTGSLGDVMKESARIALSVVKTLIDQGKLKIDDRIIPKTAKEREEKIKVEPSEVYKRYDLHIHIPEGATPKDGPSAGITMATAIASIFGEFKVRPDVAMTGELTLTGKVLPIGGLKEKLIAAYKAKMKKVLIPEKNFKRDLDDIPEVVKEALQIIPVTRIEEVLKEALIMK, encoded by the coding sequence ATGCAGTTAAGCGATTACAGTGCATTCCCGGCCAAAATACCGGTCATCGTGGAAGATGATCTTTTTCTCTATCCGTTTATGATTTCACCCATCTTTCTCAACGACGAATTGAACGTACAAGCCGCCGCCCGGGCGGTGGAGACCAATTCACTCGTTCTCGTATGCCCGACCAAACCGGGCCATGAAGGGGAACGCAGCTTCGACGCCATCTACAACGCAGGCGTCATCGGTTCCATCATGCGCAAGGTGACGCTGCCCGACGGGCGCATCAAGGTACTTTTTCAGGGGCTTGCGCGCGGACGTATCATCGAAGAGGTGAGCAGCTCGCCGCTGGTGGCGAAAGTCGATGTGATTCACTCCAGACCCTACAACGAACTCAAGATCGAGGCGCTGATGGAGGTGCTTCGGGAGAAGCTGCGCACCCTTTCGCAGGTCAGCAACCAGTTCCCGCCCGATCTGATCCGCACGATCGAGGAGAACCATGAGCCCAATCGTATCGCCGATCTCATTTCGAGTACGATCAAGATCAAGAAGCCCGAGGCGTACGAACTCTTCATCGAAGAGGACGTCGAGCAGCGTCTTCTGCTGCTGATCGACATCATCAGTGCCGAGATCGAGGCGAGCAAGCTTCAAAAAGAGATCCGCTCGAAAGTGCATAGCCGCATCGAACAGGTGAACAAAGAGTACTTCCTCAAAGAGCAGCTCAAACAGATCCAGCAGGAGCTTGGGACCGATACGCAGCGCGAAGAGGAGATCGAGGAGTACTACAAGAAGCTCGAAGCGAAAAAGCCCTACATGGACGAAGATGCCTACAAAGAGGTCAAAAAGCAGATCGACCGCTTTGCCAGAATGCATCCCGATTCGGCCGACGCCAACATGATTCAGGGTTACCTGGACTGGGTACTCGAGATTCCGTTCGGAAAGTATGCGAAGAAGCATCTGAAAGTCGACGATGTGGAGAAACAGCTCGACAAAGACCATTACAGCCTCAAAAAACCGAAGGAGCGGATCGTCGAATACTTCTCCGTCCGTGAACTGGCGGAGCTCCGCGGTGTGGCGGACAAGGAGATCAAAGGGGCGATCCTCTGTTTCGCGGGCCCTCCGGGAGTCGGTAAAACGTCGCTCGCCAACTCCATCTCCAAAGCGCTCAAGCGCAAGCTCGTGCGTATCGCGCTGGGCGGCCTGGAAGATGTCAACGAACTCAGAGGCCACCGCCGTACCTACATCGGTGCGATGCCGGGACGTATCGTGCAGGGGCTGATCGACGCAGGCGAGATGAACCCCGTCATGGTACTCGACGAGATCGACAAAGTGGGGCGAAGCATGCGCGGCGACCCGACGTCGGTACTGCTCGAGATCCTCGACCCGGAGCAAAACAGCGAATTTCGAGACTACTACCTGAACTTCAACATCGACCTGAGCCAGGTGATCTTCATCGCCACGGCCAACGATATCGGGTCGATCCCTGGACCGCTGCGCGACCGTATGGAGTTCATATTCTTGAGCAGCTACACGCCGCAGGAGAAGTATGAGATTGCCAAGCGCTACCTGATTCCGCAGGAGCTCAAGAAGCATGCGCTCAAAAAGAGCGAATTTTCGATTACCAAAGCGGCGCTCGAGATGGTCATCGAAAACTATACGCGTGAAGCGGGGGTGCGTAACCTGCGCCGCCGTATCGCCGACATGATCCGCAAAGCGGCCAAGATGATCCTTACCGACCCGAGTCTGGGCAAAGTGGCGGTCACGGCCAAGAACATTCGGGAATTTCTGGACAAGCCGATCTTCGAGATCGACGAGACCGACAACATTCCGATGGTGGGCGTCGTCAACGGCCTGGCGTGGACGGCTGTGGGCGGCGACGTGCTCAAGATCGAGACGATCAAGATCAAGGGCAAAGGCGGCCTGCAGTTGACGGGGAGCCTGGGCGACGTGATGAAGGAGTCTGCGCGTATCGCGCTGAGTGTCGTCAAGACGCTGATCGACCAGGGGAAACTCAAGATCGACGACCGCATCATCCCGAAAACGGCGAAGGAGCGTGAAGAGAAGATCAAGGTCGAACCGAGCGAAGTCTACAAACGCTACGACCTGCACATTCACATTCCCGAAGGCGCTACACCCAAAGACGGACCGAGCGCGGGCATTACGATGGCCACGGCAATCGCATCGATCTTCGGCGAGTTCAAAGTGCGCCCGGATGTCGCGATGACCGGGGAGCTGACGCTGACGGGCAAAGTGCTTCCGATCGGAGGGTTGAAAGAGAAACTGATCGCGGCCTACAAAGCGAAGATGAAAAAGGTGCTCATCCCCGAGAAGAACTTCAAGCGCGATCTCGACGACATTCCCGAAGTGGTCAAAGAGGCACTGCAGATCATCCCTGTAACGAGAATAGAAGAGGTCTTGAAAGAGGCTTTGATAATGAAGTAG
- a CDS encoding outer membrane protein assembly factor BamD: protein MYRIALHAALAVMLTLAVGGCGSKNKEEYEKPALYWYQKMMKSAAAGNLEKADDYFTSLESEHIGSPLIPQAMIILMQAHMDNEEYLLANFYLDEYMKRYGSFKNRQFAEFIQIKAAFYGLKSPQRDQKLVSDTLKKARGYIAKYTKGEYTPMVETIEVRLEMTQYLMNESIASLYERRNKPKAAQIYRARNERSWLKKEDIVPPAKGWLGWLFD from the coding sequence ATGTATCGAATCGCTCTACACGCGGCATTGGCCGTTATGCTTACGCTGGCCGTCGGAGGCTGTGGCTCCAAGAACAAAGAGGAGTACGAGAAACCGGCCCTCTACTGGTACCAGAAGATGATGAAAAGCGCCGCCGCAGGCAATCTCGAAAAGGCGGACGACTACTTCACGTCGCTCGAGAGCGAGCATATCGGTTCGCCGCTGATCCCGCAGGCGATGATCATTCTGATGCAGGCGCATATGGACAACGAAGAGTATCTTCTCGCCAACTTCTATCTCGACGAATATATGAAGCGGTATGGAAGTTTCAAAAACCGTCAATTCGCCGAGTTCATCCAGATCAAAGCGGCTTTTTACGGCCTCAAGTCTCCGCAGAGGGACCAGAAACTCGTCAGCGATACGCTGAAAAAGGCGCGCGGCTATATCGCGAAGTATACGAAGGGCGAGTATACGCCGATGGTGGAGACGATCGAGGTACGGCTGGAGATGACGCAGTACCTGATGAACGAGAGTATCGCGTCGCTTTACGAAAGGCGAAACAAACCCAAAGCGGCACAAATCTACCGCGCGCGAAACGAACGGAGCTGGCTGAAAAAAGAGGATATCGTGCCGCCGGCGAAAGGGTGGCTTGGCTGGCTGTTCGACTGA